In Paenibacillus ihbetae, the following are encoded in one genomic region:
- a CDS encoding class I SAM-dependent rRNA methyltransferase, with product MPSVILERSRKKRLEQGHPWVYKSEIASVTGDPAPGELVSVLNHQGRFMAAGYYNPQSQITVRIVSYQPIERMDEDFFAARFEECKRHRERFIEGENAYRLVYGEADFLPGLIVDRFADVLVVQLLTLGMDKRRDEIVGALVRVMQPRGIYERSDVSVRELEGLEQRKGPLYGDCPRHVVVTENGLSIKVDTWEGQKTGYFFDQRENRASIKPLMTGWGSRSGITLQTIEENGETKTVPVNKSGKAVSFPYWDGATVLECFSHTGSFTLHACKYGAKKVTCLDISEHAIESARENVELNGFQDRVEFVVDDAFQYLRNQVKGVEERQQRAQADQKVDTSKPLTAGGGRTFDVVILDPPAFAKTKSAVKGACRGYKDINLHGMKLVNEGGYLVTASCSYHMRPDLFLETIQEAARDAGKVLRLVEWRAAGKDHPQILGVDEGHYLKFAVFEVRSKTNL from the coding sequence GTGCCATCGGTTATATTGGAGCGCAGTCGCAAGAAAAGATTGGAGCAGGGGCATCCCTGGGTATACAAAAGTGAGATTGCCTCCGTCACGGGCGATCCTGCCCCGGGCGAACTGGTTTCGGTGCTGAATCATCAGGGGCGGTTTATGGCGGCCGGTTATTATAACCCGCAATCGCAAATTACGGTGCGGATCGTGTCGTACCAGCCGATCGAACGGATGGACGAGGATTTCTTCGCCGCCCGGTTTGAGGAATGCAAAAGACACAGGGAACGGTTCATCGAGGGCGAGAACGCCTACCGCCTCGTTTATGGCGAAGCCGACTTTCTCCCCGGCCTGATTGTGGACCGCTTTGCGGACGTACTGGTCGTACAGCTGTTAACCTTGGGCATGGACAAGCGCCGTGATGAGATCGTCGGCGCGCTTGTCCGGGTCATGCAGCCGAGAGGGATCTATGAGCGCAGCGATGTGTCCGTCCGCGAGCTTGAGGGACTGGAGCAGCGCAAGGGTCCGCTGTATGGAGACTGTCCCCGTCACGTCGTCGTTACGGAGAACGGGCTGTCGATCAAGGTGGATACGTGGGAAGGGCAGAAGACCGGCTATTTCTTCGACCAGCGCGAAAACCGGGCTTCGATCAAGCCGCTGATGACCGGCTGGGGAAGCCGCAGCGGCATTACGCTTCAAACGATCGAGGAGAACGGCGAGACCAAGACCGTGCCGGTGAACAAGAGCGGGAAGGCGGTCAGCTTCCCGTATTGGGACGGAGCGACGGTGCTGGAGTGCTTTTCCCATACCGGGAGCTTTACCCTTCATGCCTGCAAGTATGGCGCCAAGAAAGTGACCTGTCTGGATATCTCGGAGCATGCGATTGAGAGCGCGAGGGAGAACGTCGAGCTCAACGGCTTTCAGGATCGGGTGGAATTCGTGGTGGATGACGCCTTCCAATACCTGCGCAATCAGGTAAAAGGAGTCGAGGAGCGGCAGCAGCGCGCGCAGGCGGACCAGAAGGTGGACACGTCGAAGCCGCTAACGGCAGGAGGGGGACGGACCTTTGATGTGGTTATTCTCGATCCTCCGGCCTTTGCCAAAACGAAGTCGGCCGTTAAGGGAGCCTGCCGGGGTTACAAGGACATTAACCTGCACGGCATGAAGCTGGTGAACGAGGGCGGTTATCTAGTGACGGCAAGCTGCTCTTACCATATGCGTCCGGATCTGTTCCTCGAGACGATCCAGGAGGCGGCCAGGGACGCCGGCAAGGTGCTGCGGCTGGTGGAATGGCGCGCCGCCGGCAAGGATCATCCACAAATTCTGGGCGTCGATGAGGGACACTACCTGAAGTTTGCGGTGTTTGAAGTGCGGAGCAAGACAAACCTGTAG
- a CDS encoding site-2 protease family protein — MDFLDQLLYFPLEQLPFYLIALMIAFTVHEFSHAYFANKFGDPTAKLLGRVTLNPAVHFDFLGIVLLLIAGFGWARPVPVNRGNFSHPRRMSIIVAAVGPLSNLLLGIVGSLIYAVLYISGVIDPIGITRTDQAIHIFFNVFIQLNFFLCLFNLIPLPPLDGYRIVENVLPPRISAKIQRFEQWSILIFLLIIVLPMLQKYTIAPLYLGARALSIDVLNIFITLFGG; from the coding sequence ATGGATTTCTTGGATCAGCTGCTGTATTTCCCGTTGGAGCAACTGCCGTTCTACTTGATTGCGCTCATGATCGCCTTTACCGTGCATGAATTTTCTCATGCTTATTTCGCGAATAAATTCGGTGACCCTACCGCTAAGCTGCTGGGCCGGGTGACGCTGAATCCCGCGGTGCACTTTGATTTTCTGGGCATCGTCCTGCTGCTGATTGCCGGATTCGGCTGGGCAAGGCCCGTACCGGTCAACCGGGGGAACTTCAGTCATCCGCGGCGGATGAGCATCATCGTGGCTGCCGTCGGTCCGCTCAGCAACTTGCTCCTGGGCATTGTCGGTTCGCTGATTTACGCGGTGCTTTATATATCCGGCGTGATAGATCCGATCGGCATCACGCGGACGGATCAGGCGATTCATATTTTTTTCAATGTGTTCATCCAGCTGAATTTCTTCTTATGCTTGTTCAATCTGATTCCGCTGCCTCCGCTTGACGGATATCGGATCGTCGAGAATGTGCTGCCGCCTCGGATCAGCGCCAAGATTCAGCGGTTCGAGCAGTGGTCGATCCTCATATTTCTGCTCATTATCGTGCTGCCTATGCTGCAGAAGTATACCATTGCGCCTCTTTATCTCGGGGCACGTGCCTTATCCATCGACGTTTTGAATATATTTATTACATTGTTCGGGGGTTAA
- the prmA gene encoding 50S ribosomal protein L11 methyltransferase has translation MLWRELTIHTTEEAVEMISNFLHEAGAGGVSIEESAATKRKRDTSFGQWFDEIVPFNDIPEGCAVIKGYFDETVMLDEIQALIAPRVEELKDFGIDTGDVRYEMKTVNEEEWATAWKQYFKPIRVSERLTIKPTWESYSPESPEERIIELDPGMAFGTGTHPTTTLCLRTLEKVIEGGEELIDVGTGSGILSIGAAYLGASRILALDLDPVAVSSATENVRLNGLEDRITIKESDLLSVLTDGSSGDELGVELPVQVVVANILAEVILLFIDDVYKALKPGGIYIASGIFKNKEEIVGKALVEAGFEIADINRDDDWVAFVARKN, from the coding sequence ATGCTATGGCGTGAATTAACGATACATACCACGGAGGAAGCCGTGGAGATGATTTCGAACTTCCTGCATGAAGCGGGTGCGGGAGGCGTTTCGATTGAAGAATCCGCCGCAACGAAGAGAAAACGGGACACTTCGTTTGGACAATGGTTCGATGAGATCGTCCCTTTTAATGATATTCCGGAAGGGTGCGCCGTCATTAAAGGCTATTTTGACGAGACCGTCATGCTGGACGAGATCCAAGCGCTTATCGCCCCCCGGGTGGAAGAACTGAAGGATTTCGGGATAGATACGGGCGATGTGCGCTATGAGATGAAGACGGTCAACGAAGAAGAGTGGGCTACGGCCTGGAAGCAGTATTTCAAGCCGATCCGGGTGTCGGAGCGCTTGACGATCAAACCGACATGGGAGTCCTATTCCCCCGAATCCCCCGAAGAGCGCATCATCGAGCTGGATCCCGGCATGGCGTTTGGAACCGGGACGCATCCGACGACAACCTTGTGCCTGCGCACGCTCGAGAAGGTGATTGAAGGCGGCGAAGAGCTCATTGACGTCGGCACCGGCTCCGGGATCTTGTCGATCGGGGCTGCTTATTTGGGGGCTTCCCGCATTCTTGCACTGGATCTGGATCCGGTGGCTGTATCCAGCGCCACGGAGAATGTCCGCCTGAATGGCCTGGAGGACCGGATCACCATCAAGGAAAGCGATCTGCTCTCTGTCCTTACAGACGGTTCTTCAGGGGACGAGCTGGGTGTGGAGCTGCCGGTTCAGGTGGTCGTCGCCAACATTCTGGCCGAGGTCATCCTGCTGTTTATCGATGATGTGTACAAGGCCTTGAAGCCGGGCGGCATCTATATCGCATCAGGGATCTTCAAGAACAAGGAAGAGATCGTCGGAAAGGCGCTTGTAGAAGCAGGCTTTGAGATCGCTGACATAAACCGCGATGACGACTGGGTTGCTTTCGTAGCGAGGAAGAACTGA
- the mtaB gene encoding tRNA (N(6)-L-threonylcarbamoyladenosine(37)-C(2))-methylthiotransferase MtaB translates to MPSVAFYTLGCKVNFYDTEAIWQYFKNEGYEQVDFEQTADVYLINTCHVTNTGDKKSRQMIRRAVRRNPEAIVAVTGCYAQTSPAEILDIPGVDLVIGNQDRDKIMDFIHDIEKTRQPINAVRNIMKTRVFEEMDVPDFAERTRAFLKIQDGCNNFCTFCIIPWSRGLSRSRDPKSIIKQAHQLVDAGYKEIVLTGIHTGGYGDDLENYRLSDLLWDLDRVDGLERIRISSIEASQIDDKMLDVLNRSSKMCRHLHIPLQAGDDTVLKRMRRKYTTEEFYNKMGLIRQAMPDVGITTDVIVGFPGETDEMFRNGYDLMKAIQFSEMHVFPYSKRTGTPAARMEDQVDEDVKNARVHDLIDLSEQLQLAYAERFVGQVLEVIPEREYKGAPNGGKMQGYSDNYLQLVFDGTPDLEGKMCRVKLTKAGVNECEGELVSVMESELKAAAQ, encoded by the coding sequence ATGCCATCCGTAGCGTTTTATACGTTGGGTTGCAAAGTCAATTTTTACGATACCGAAGCCATATGGCAATACTTCAAAAACGAAGGCTACGAGCAGGTGGATTTCGAACAAACCGCTGACGTTTATTTGATTAACACCTGCCACGTTACGAATACGGGAGATAAGAAGAGCCGGCAGATGATCCGGCGGGCGGTTCGCCGCAATCCCGAGGCGATTGTCGCCGTAACGGGCTGTTATGCCCAAACCTCGCCTGCCGAAATTCTGGATATTCCAGGCGTGGATCTGGTTATCGGCAACCAGGACCGCGACAAAATTATGGATTTCATTCATGATATTGAAAAAACGCGCCAGCCGATCAATGCCGTGCGCAATATTATGAAGACGAGAGTATTTGAAGAGATGGACGTGCCCGATTTTGCCGAGCGCACGCGTGCATTCTTGAAAATCCAGGACGGATGCAACAATTTCTGCACATTCTGCATCATTCCTTGGTCCCGCGGGCTTTCCCGAAGCCGTGATCCGAAGAGCATTATCAAGCAGGCGCACCAGCTGGTGGATGCAGGCTACAAGGAGATTGTCCTGACAGGCATTCATACGGGCGGATACGGTGATGATCTGGAGAACTACCGATTGTCCGATCTGCTCTGGGATCTGGACCGGGTCGACGGTCTGGAGCGCATCCGGATCAGCTCGATTGAAGCAAGCCAGATTGACGACAAAATGCTGGACGTGCTGAACCGTTCCAGCAAAATGTGCCGGCACCTGCATATTCCGCTGCAGGCGGGCGATGATACGGTGCTGAAGCGCATGCGCCGCAAATACACGACGGAAGAATTCTATAACAAGATGGGACTGATCCGTCAGGCGATGCCGGATGTCGGCATTACGACCGATGTCATTGTCGGATTCCCCGGCGAAACCGATGAAATGTTCCGTAACGGATACGATCTGATGAAGGCGATCCAGTTCTCGGAAATGCATGTGTTCCCTTATTCCAAACGTACGGGTACGCCGGCTGCGCGGATGGAGGATCAGGTGGACGAGGACGTGAAGAACGCCCGCGTGCACGATCTGATCGACCTGTCGGAGCAGCTGCAGCTTGCTTATGCCGAGCGTTTCGTCGGCCAGGTGCTTGAAGTGATTCCGGAACGAGAGTACAAAGGTGCGCCAAATGGCGGTAAAATGCAGGGATACAGCGACAACTACCTGCAGCTTGTATTTGATGGAACGCCTGACCTCGAAGGGAAAATGTGCCGCGTGAAACTGACGAAGGCCGGCGTGAACGAATGCGAGGGCGAGCTTGTCAGCGTCATGGAGAGCGAGCTTAAGGCTGCTGCCCAATAA
- a CDS encoding NUDIX hydrolase, translating into MARTKFSAGGVVYRYHAGALQIQLILDRYGKHSLPKGKMEAGETIEETALREIREETGIVGSITSPVDIIAYKYHHPVYGQVNKEVHYYLVKAEGGSLKPQIEEINGVDWYEPLAAWRKQRSNGYNNNDIILRKALKLLNVPIPPAEDITF; encoded by the coding sequence ATGGCACGGACGAAATTTTCTGCAGGCGGCGTCGTGTACCGTTATCATGCGGGAGCGCTGCAAATCCAGCTTATTTTGGATCGCTACGGGAAACATTCGCTTCCCAAAGGCAAGATGGAAGCCGGTGAAACGATCGAAGAGACCGCTCTCCGCGAAATCAGAGAGGAGACGGGAATTGTCGGCTCCATTACTTCCCCCGTGGACATTATCGCTTATAAATATCATCATCCCGTGTATGGACAAGTCAATAAAGAGGTTCATTATTATCTGGTCAAGGCTGAAGGCGGCAGCCTCAAGCCGCAGATCGAGGAGATCAACGGAGTCGATTGGTATGAACCGCTTGCCGCGTGGAGGAAACAGCGCAGCAACGGGTATAACAATAATGATATTATCCTGCGCAAGGCGCTAAAGCTGCTGAACGTTCCCATTCCGCCGGCGGAGGATATCACGTTTTAG
- the dnaK gene encoding molecular chaperone DnaK translates to MSKVIGIDLGTTNSCVAVMEGGEAVVIPNPEGGRTTPSVVGFKKDGERIVGDTAKRQAITNPDRTIISIKRHMGTNHKETIDGKEYTPQEISAIILQKLKSDAEAYLGQPVTQAVITVPAYFNDSQRQATKDAGKIAGLEVLRIVNEPTAAALAYGMEKAEDQTILVYDLGGGTFDVSILELGDGFFEVKATSGDNQLGGDDFDQVIIDYLVAEFKKEQGIDLSKDKAAVQRLKDAAEKAKKELSGVLTTTISLPFITVADGVPQHLEVNLTRAKFEELSADLVERTLGPTRQALSDAGLTANDIDKVVLVGGSTRIPAVQEAIKRLTGKEPHKGVNPDEVVALGAAVQAGVLTGDVKDVVLLDVTPLSLGIETAGGVFTKMIERNTTIPTSKSQIFSTYADNQPSVEIHVLQGEREMAAGNKTLGRFMLGDIPPAPRGVPQIEVTFDIDANGIVNVSATDKGTGKSQKITITSSSGLSDEEVEKMMKDAELHAEEDRKRKELVEARNNADQLVYTTEKTIKDLGDKVDASEVEKANEAKDKVKKALESDNLEEIKAATEELTQVVQQLSVKLYEQAAQAQQGAEGGDAGTANKDNVVDADYEVVDEDKNKG, encoded by the coding sequence ATGAGTAAAGTTATTGGTATTGACCTTGGAACCACCAACTCCTGCGTCGCGGTTATGGAGGGCGGGGAGGCTGTCGTAATTCCTAACCCGGAAGGCGGACGGACGACCCCTTCGGTTGTAGGCTTTAAAAAGGACGGAGAGCGCATTGTCGGCGATACGGCTAAGCGCCAAGCGATCACCAACCCGGACCGCACGATCATTTCGATCAAGCGTCATATGGGTACCAACCATAAAGAAACGATTGACGGCAAAGAGTATACGCCGCAAGAAATTTCCGCGATCATTCTGCAAAAGCTGAAATCCGACGCGGAAGCTTACCTGGGCCAGCCTGTAACCCAAGCGGTTATCACGGTTCCTGCATACTTTAATGACAGCCAGCGCCAAGCAACCAAGGACGCAGGCAAGATCGCCGGTCTTGAAGTGCTTCGTATCGTTAACGAGCCGACAGCTGCGGCTTTGGCGTACGGCATGGAGAAAGCGGAAGATCAGACGATCCTCGTGTATGACCTCGGGGGCGGTACGTTCGACGTTTCCATCCTGGAACTCGGCGACGGCTTCTTCGAAGTAAAAGCAACCAGCGGTGACAACCAACTGGGCGGCGACGACTTTGACCAAGTCATCATCGACTATCTGGTGGCCGAATTCAAGAAAGAGCAAGGCATCGATCTGAGCAAAGACAAAGCGGCGGTTCAACGTCTGAAGGATGCTGCGGAAAAAGCGAAAAAGGAACTGTCCGGCGTGCTGACAACAACGATTTCCCTGCCGTTCATCACGGTTGCTGACGGCGTGCCTCAGCACCTTGAAGTCAACCTGACCCGCGCTAAATTCGAAGAATTGTCCGCGGATCTTGTAGAGCGTACGCTTGGACCGACTCGCCAAGCACTGAGCGATGCCGGCCTGACGGCGAACGATATCGACAAGGTCGTTCTTGTCGGCGGCTCCACCCGGATTCCTGCCGTACAGGAAGCCATCAAGAGACTGACAGGCAAAGAGCCGCACAAAGGCGTTAACCCGGATGAGGTCGTAGCCCTCGGCGCAGCTGTTCAAGCAGGCGTATTGACCGGTGACGTGAAAGACGTGGTGCTGCTTGACGTAACTCCGCTGTCCCTCGGCATCGAAACGGCTGGCGGCGTATTTACGAAAATGATCGAACGCAACACGACGATCCCGACAAGCAAATCCCAAATTTTCTCCACGTATGCCGACAACCAGCCTAGCGTTGAAATTCACGTCCTGCAGGGCGAGCGCGAAATGGCGGCGGGCAACAAAACGCTCGGACGCTTCATGCTTGGAGATATTCCTCCTGCCCCTCGCGGCGTGCCGCAAATCGAAGTTACGTTCGATATCGATGCGAACGGTATCGTTAACGTTTCGGCAACCGATAAGGGAACCGGCAAGAGCCAGAAGATCACCATCACTTCTTCCAGCGGCCTGAGCGACGAGGAAGTCGAAAAGATGATGAAGGATGCCGAGCTTCACGCAGAGGAAGACCGGAAGCGCAAAGAGCTTGTTGAGGCTCGCAACAATGCCGACCAGCTCGTATACACGACCGAGAAGACCATTAAAGACCTCGGCGATAAAGTCGACGCTTCCGAAGTGGAGAAGGCGAACGAAGCGAAAGACAAGGTGAAGAAGGCGCTGGAATCCGACAATCTGGAGGAGATCAAAGCCGCTACCGAGGAGCTGACCCAAGTGGTGCAGCAGCTGTCCGTGAAGCTGTATGAGCAAGCCGCGCAAGCGCAGCAAGGCGCTGAAGGCGGAGATGCCGGCACTGCGAACAAGGATAACGTCGTAGACGCTGACTACGAGGTTGTTGACGAAGACAAAAACAAAGGTTAA
- a CDS encoding RsmE family RNA methyltransferase, whose product MQRYFVTPGQFAGDRVEITGDDARHIIKVMRGKLGDKFIVSDGESREALVGIEEMDGTCVQAAVIEELEMKNEPRLAVTIAQSLPKGDKMETVIQKCTEIGAVSFVPFLSERTIVQYDAKKEGKRLARWRKIAKEAAEQAHRNRIPSVEQPLSWKQLLATFSDYDAVYFCYEKEEGSQIGDALKPFVARALQEPLARASLLLVVGPEGGFTEEESRAAEAAGAVSVGLGRRILRCETAGMAALVCALYESGEMGGV is encoded by the coding sequence ATGCAGCGATATTTTGTGACTCCCGGACAGTTCGCGGGAGACCGGGTGGAAATTACGGGCGATGACGCCCGCCATATTATTAAGGTTATGAGGGGCAAGCTTGGCGACAAGTTCATCGTCAGCGACGGTGAGTCGCGAGAGGCCCTGGTCGGGATCGAAGAAATGGACGGTACCTGCGTGCAAGCCGCCGTGATTGAGGAACTGGAGATGAAGAACGAGCCGCGTCTGGCCGTAACCATTGCCCAGAGTCTTCCCAAGGGCGACAAAATGGAAACCGTCATCCAAAAGTGCACGGAGATCGGGGCCGTATCCTTCGTTCCCTTCCTGTCGGAGAGAACGATCGTTCAATACGATGCCAAGAAGGAAGGGAAGCGGCTTGCGCGTTGGCGCAAGATCGCTAAGGAAGCAGCCGAGCAGGCGCACCGCAACCGGATTCCTTCCGTGGAGCAGCCGCTTTCGTGGAAACAATTGCTTGCAACGTTTTCGGACTACGATGCGGTATACTTTTGCTACGAGAAAGAGGAAGGCTCCCAGATCGGGGATGCCTTAAAGCCCTTTGTAGCACGGGCCCTGCAAGAGCCGCTTGCCCGGGCCAGCCTGCTCTTGGTCGTTGGACCGGAGGGCGGCTTTACCGAGGAGGAATCCCGTGCGGCCGAGGCGGCAGGGGCTGTTTCCGTCGGCTTGGGCCGCAGAATTCTTCGCTGCGAGACGGCCGGCATGGCCGCGCTTGTCTGCGCATTATACGAATCTGGAGAAATGGGGGGAGTTTGA
- a CDS encoding Na/Pi cotransporter family protein, whose product MLSSLWFPICYGLVLFLFGMKVMEAALSRWAGPLLHKWLRIATSTPVKGMAASTAVTALLQSSTAVTVLAIGFANAGLLSYAGTLGIILGTNIGTTVTTELISLQIGRAAMPLLVLSLMLWVGAVLFSQRVPSGYDKLQMSLVRSQYLCLAVTGFALVLLGIQFMQSIGPTLQELGLFQWFLDHASRSVFWGILAGAILSALMHSSAAVIAMAMGLAVGGSLPPEIGVAIVLGANVGTCVTALIAAMGSTPAGRFVAWSHMGLNIGGALLFAPFIGWLTAVSGWLAADPAGQIAHAQTLFNVLSSLLALPLCYLPFWSRRQPKT is encoded by the coding sequence ATGCTATCCTCACTCTGGTTTCCCATCTGCTACGGCCTGGTCCTGTTCCTGTTCGGCATGAAGGTGATGGAAGCCGCGCTTTCACGCTGGGCCGGGCCGCTGCTGCACAAATGGCTTCGCATCGCGACCTCTACGCCCGTCAAAGGCATGGCTGCCAGCACAGCCGTCACGGCTCTCCTCCAGAGCAGCACGGCGGTGACGGTGCTTGCGATCGGATTTGCGAATGCCGGGTTATTAAGCTACGCCGGAACCCTCGGCATCATCCTCGGCACCAATATCGGGACGACGGTGACGACCGAGCTCATCAGCCTTCAAATCGGACGAGCCGCCATGCCGCTGCTCGTGCTGTCGCTCATGCTATGGGTAGGGGCCGTGCTGTTCAGCCAGCGCGTTCCTTCCGGCTATGATAAATTGCAGATGTCGCTTGTCCGGAGCCAATATTTATGCCTAGCCGTAACCGGCTTTGCGCTAGTGCTCCTCGGCATCCAATTCATGCAATCCATCGGGCCTACCCTGCAGGAGCTGGGCCTGTTTCAATGGTTTCTTGACCATGCTTCGCGCAGCGTCTTTTGGGGCATTCTTGCCGGCGCCATTCTGTCCGCGCTCATGCACAGCAGCGCAGCGGTCATCGCGATGGCGATGGGCCTGGCGGTCGGCGGCTCGCTTCCGCCCGAGATCGGCGTTGCGATCGTGCTCGGCGCCAATGTCGGCACCTGCGTCACCGCTTTGATCGCTGCAATGGGCAGCACGCCTGCCGGCCGTTTCGTTGCATGGTCCCATATGGGGCTGAATATCGGCGGTGCGCTCCTGTTCGCGCCGTTCATCGGCTGGCTCACCGCCGTGTCAGGCTGGCTTGCGGCCGACCCTGCCGGACAAATCGCGCACGCCCAGACCTTATTCAACGTCCTGAGCTCGCTTCTTGCACTGCCTTTATGCTACCTGCCCTTCTGGTCCAGGCGGCAGCCTAAAACGTGA
- the dnaJ gene encoding molecular chaperone DnaJ — MADKRDYYEVLGVGKQASEDEIKKAYRKLARQYHPDVNKAADAEAKFKEVKEAYDVLSDSQKRARYDQYGHIDPNQGMGGGGFSGDFGGFGDIFDMFFGGNGRRDPNAPQRGNDLQYTMTVEFKEAVFGKETDITIPRTETCDTCHGSGAKPGTKPHTCSVCHGTGQQEVVQNTPFGRMVNRRACSNCNGTGKIIKDRCGTCAGSGKVKKQRKIHVRIPAGVDDGAQLRMTGEGEGGLRGGPAGDLYIVIRVKPHDFFEREGDDIYCEVPLTFAQAALGDEIEIPTLTEKVRLKIPAGTQTGTFFRLKGKGVPRLRGMGQGDQHVKVVVVTPSKLSEEQKELLRQFASLEGEETHEQEQSFFDRVKKAFRGD; from the coding sequence GTGGCTGATAAGCGTGATTATTATGAGGTACTAGGTGTCGGCAAGCAGGCATCGGAGGATGAGATTAAGAAGGCGTACCGGAAGCTCGCACGCCAATATCATCCCGATGTCAACAAGGCGGCTGACGCGGAAGCCAAATTCAAGGAAGTGAAAGAGGCTTACGATGTATTGAGCGATAGTCAAAAGCGTGCGAGATACGACCAATACGGTCATATTGATCCGAACCAGGGAATGGGCGGAGGCGGTTTTTCCGGTGACTTCGGCGGTTTTGGAGATATATTCGATATGTTCTTCGGCGGCAATGGACGCCGTGATCCGAATGCGCCTCAGCGGGGGAACGATCTGCAGTACACGATGACGGTGGAGTTCAAGGAAGCCGTATTCGGCAAGGAAACCGATATTACGATTCCTAGAACGGAGACATGCGATACCTGTCACGGTTCAGGAGCGAAGCCGGGAACGAAGCCGCATACCTGCTCCGTCTGCCACGGAACGGGGCAGCAGGAGGTCGTGCAGAATACGCCGTTTGGCCGTATGGTCAATCGTCGCGCCTGCTCGAACTGTAACGGAACCGGGAAAATCATCAAGGATCGCTGCGGCACCTGCGCCGGCAGCGGCAAGGTCAAGAAGCAGCGCAAAATTCATGTCCGCATTCCGGCGGGTGTGGATGACGGCGCCCAGCTCCGGATGACCGGCGAGGGCGAAGGCGGTCTGCGTGGCGGCCCGGCGGGCGATTTGTACATCGTCATTCGCGTGAAGCCGCATGATTTCTTCGAGCGCGAGGGGGATGACATCTATTGCGAAGTGCCGCTGACATTTGCCCAAGCAGCCCTTGGCGACGAGATTGAAATCCCGACCTTGACGGAGAAAGTTCGGCTCAAGATTCCGGCAGGAACGCAAACCGGAACCTTCTTCCGCCTGAAAGGCAAAGGGGTCCCTCGCCTGCGCGGCATGGGACAGGGCGACCAGCACGTCAAGGTGGTCGTTGTTACCCCAAGCAAACTGAGCGAGGAGCAGAAGGAGCTGCTGCGTCAATTCGCGTCGCTTGAAGGCGAAGAGACCCATGAGCAGGAGCAATCCTTTTTTGACCGTGTGAAAAAAGCGTTTCGCGGCGACTAG
- a CDS encoding YfhD family protein: MMRRVKKGKIASKTEKMIALQSAKNEDVEFSAMAADLDDVEALRRSEAADERQLKKILEEE, encoded by the coding sequence ATGATGAGACGTGTGAAGAAAGGCAAGATCGCCAGTAAGACGGAAAAAATGATCGCGCTGCAATCCGCCAAAAATGAGGATGTGGAGTTTTCGGCGATGGCAGCCGATCTTGACGATGTGGAGGCGCTTCGCCGAAGCGAAGCCGCAGACGAGCGCCAGCTGAAGAAGATCCTCGAAGAAGAATAA
- the grpE gene encoding nucleotide exchange factor GrpE yields the protein MNKEQKDAVQDSVTEEMEQQMEETPSTEEEAVHEEAVAGADQEDAPADQPEEGQGDAHAAEIAKLQAEVAEHQQRALRAQADFDNFRRRTQKEKEELAKYASSKLIVELLPVIDNFERAFQAADDSPEFESFSKGISMIFRQLESVLENEGLKAMNSVGEPFNPEFHQAIMQVESDEHEEGIVVEEVQKGYMLKDKVLRPAMVKVSM from the coding sequence TTGAATAAAGAGCAGAAGGATGCCGTTCAAGATTCAGTAACCGAAGAGATGGAGCAACAGATGGAGGAAACGCCAAGCACGGAGGAAGAGGCAGTTCACGAGGAGGCCGTTGCCGGCGCGGATCAGGAGGACGCTCCTGCAGATCAGCCTGAGGAAGGCCAGGGCGATGCCCATGCCGCCGAGATCGCGAAGCTTCAGGCCGAAGTTGCCGAGCATCAGCAGCGTGCGCTGCGTGCGCAAGCGGACTTTGATAACTTCCGCAGACGTACGCAGAAGGAGAAGGAGGAGCTGGCAAAGTATGCTTCGTCGAAGCTCATTGTCGAGCTGCTGCCTGTCATTGACAACTTCGAGCGGGCCTTCCAGGCTGCCGATGACAGTCCGGAGTTCGAATCGTTCTCCAAAGGAATCAGCATGATCTTCCGCCAGCTGGAATCGGTTCTCGAAAACGAAGGCTTGAAGGCGATGAACAGCGTAGGCGAGCCGTTCAATCCCGAGTTCCATCAGGCCATTATGCAGGTGGAGAGCGATGAGCATGAGGAAGGCATCGTTGTCGAGGAAGTGCAGAAGGGCTACATGCTGAAAGATAAAGTGCTTAGACCTGCTATGGTTAAAGTGAGCATGTAA